The nucleotide sequence agggaatgaacagaacagggcaattattgagtgatccatccccagtcgtccactcccaacttctggcaatcTGAgcctagggacactcagagcacaGGGTTGAATCCCTGACCACATTAGCTaacagctattgatggacctatcctccatgaacttatctaattctcttctgaaccccattatagttttgaccttcacaacatcccctggcaacaggttccacgggttgactgtgcgttgtgttgTATTTTGTTCTTGTGCCCAAGGAACAGTAGTGTCTGGCACAGAGCAGATCTATTTAGAAAAATGCACAGGGTTGAGGAATCAATGCCATTGGCTAACTAGAGCTTCAACCTGTGCCTTAGGGGACATCTGACTGGCAGAATtctcagccaatcagaggagTAAGCTGCTGTCCAGTTACTGACCCATAACTGTAGAAGTCTTTCTCAAGGACTATACACCAGTAGCCAATAAGAAAGCAGGGATTTGCATTTGTGCTTCAACAAGCACATATCCACTTGTACGGATGGGACATTATCCAGGGCTCAGATTTGCTACTGCCCtcaaaatttcacattttccCCGCAGCAAATGATCAGCACCTCAACTTCTGCCCCTGCAACATATGCCCCCAGGAAGGCTTACCCCATAAAAAAAGCATACTTTTAAAGCTTTCCCTCCTTATGAACGTGCTTTCAGATGGAAGTCTAGACTACACATAAACGTTAACTTATGCTAGCAAAGATGTGGGGCCAAGGATTTGTGTTTTGGATTATCTTGTGTTTTGTCccatagaaaagtttcaaaccAGGAGGCAGGCAAATCTGTAGTTTTAGAACGTTGTAACCATAACAGAGTACCCCAAAACCACTAAAACATAAAACTTTCTAAATCAACACCTGGGTCGGAAAAGTGTTTTATACATGTTTCACAGAGGCATTTTAAACTTTAATCTGTTTGTTGTTTAAAGCATTCTGAAGATGTTATAAGAGTTATAAATGTGAAATGAATTGAGATACTTTTAGTAGAAGTCAGATTTGGGTTTATGTGGGCAATCCATAATGATTTTGCTTTTTTGTGATTTTATTACACTCTGCAGAGTTCTTGATCATCAAATGCAAGATGTTGAAAGAATATGTAACTACAGTCAGCAAaacaaaacctgcttccatgccTTAGATGGGTTGAAGGTTGCAAGCATCCCACCAAGGAAAAAGGTAAAttacactgaaattttaaaaaaaccgtAGGAACAAGCAGCATCTGAGTTAAACTGAAAAAACTTgcgttttttaaaaagttctatgcAGGTGTCATTATGTTTAAGAACAATCCTGCTCTGTAAGAGTCTCTGCGGGTATtttggagtagcagccgtgttagtctgtattcgcaaaaagaaaaggagtactagtggcatcttagagactaaccaatttatttgagcatgagcttccgtcagctacagctcacttcatcagatgcattctctttattgagctcatgctcaaataaattggttagtctctaaggtgccactagtactccttttcttttggggggTATTTGGCCTTTCTGGATATGCTCTCATTTGTTTTTAAGTTTGCTGATCGGAACAGCTGCACAAAAACAGAATCTTTGTTCCACAAATAGGTCACCTGCTTGGTAACAATTATTTCCACAGTAACAGATTGTGTAAATAGTTCATTCATTGACATTTGTACTAGCACTTCTCTTCCTAAACTATGACACCTTTCCACATCCCTCTAACAGTGCCACTGCTGTACGTGTGTGAACTGTATCAAAGTGCTGTCTGGACAGCACTGATAAAGTGGAAAGGGCTttacaaattaataaataataccacTAACGTTTGGGTCTCCAGGTGGGGCAGAAAGCAAATGAATTAACAAACAAAGAACCTGTTTTCATGATGATATCCCTAGCAACATTATCAACGGGGAATATAAAGATTAAATTAAGCAGAACTGTTTCTAACCACACAGTGGTTGTGGTCTCAGATGAGAACTAGGAGCCAGAAACTCTAGAGTTCTAATTCCAACTATGCCGATAACTCACTATGGGGAAATTATTTCACTTCTTTGTGCCTGAGGTttcctgtctataaaatgggaattcTGCCACCTACCTACCTCATAGGGGAAATGCAAGGCTCTATTAATGTTTACACAGCACTCCAATGAACATTATCTAGAGACTAAGTACATCCCTACTAaagaaaggggatttttttttttaaatttacagtaaAACATTAGCAAAATTCCTGGTTTCTGTGCTGCTGTCCCACCATACAAGAACCTGATTAAGAATGAGAACAGCTGCCAAAGCACTGAGCGATTCAGCCTCACTCTTttcttgaaaggtttcagagtaacagccgtgttagtctgtattcgcaaaaagaaaaggagtacttgtggcaccttagagactaaccaatttatttgagcatgagcttttgtgagctacagctcacttcattggatgcatccgatgaagtgagctgtagctcacgaaagctcatgctcaaataaattggttagtctctaaggtgccacaagtactccttttcttttcttgaagTATATTATGGCCGCACAGTCTTGTTGATTTTGAGAGAGCTGGATTAGGCTTCACCACcacagagaggcaaagagaaCGGCTGCTGGGTTACGGTGCTCCCTTCCCGCAGAAATGCCAGGGTGAGCTGGATACCTGAGCAATGCTAAGTGTCGCTCATTTCCTTGGCATTTGACTTCTTTACATTACATAGAACAAATCCTTCGAGcgggagctctttggggcagggacgggaacccacctcctccctgtgtttgtgcagctccCAGGCCGGCAGGGCCAGAGCCCAACCAGGCACTACCGCGATATTAACACTAAACCTCCAGACAAAAGGTCAGGTCCTGTCTGCAAGGGCCACATCAGCAGCCAACAGGAAACCGGCTGCCAAGCGAAACTTCTGCAGTGCCCCGCCCTGGCACCAACCCGGGGCGGGGGAACGAGGCTGCCGCACCCCAGCGCCAACCCTCGCAGACGGGAgcccccccacatacccacactgccccccccccatgggcCACCCCACCCTCATTTCCCGGGggggctgccccaccccagcgccAACCCTCGGAGATGGGAGCCCCCCCATATACCCacactggccccaccccccaggggccaccccacccccattccccgggggggctgccccaccccagcgccAACCCTCGGAGATGGGAGCCCCCCCATATACCCacactggccccaccccccaggggccaccccacccccattccccgggggggctgccccaccccagcgccAACCCTCGGAGATGGGAgcccccccacatacccacacttgcccccccccaggggccaccccacccccatttcccgggggggctgccccaccccagcgccAACCCTCGCAGACGGGAgcccccccacatacccacactggccccaccccccaggggccaccccacccccattccccggGGGGGCTGCCCCTCACAGATGGGAGCCCCCCCATCGCCCCGGCCCCACAGGGAGgggagccccgcccccacccgcgCGGCGGGGGCCCTGTCCggtgccgcgggggggggggtcggtacCTGCTGCCCGGCCGCCCCTGGGCTGCTCAGCCTCGGCTCCGGCTCCGcgcgcccagcccagcccagcccccgcccgcGGGTGGCGATCGCGCCGCCTGACGCACCCACACTCGCCGGGCTCCTCAGTGCGGAACTTTCCGGTCAGGCATCGCCATGGGCACCCCCGGGGGGGGTCCTGCAGAAAGGGTCGCGCAGGCGCAGTAGGACGCTGAGGCCGGGAAGACGCGGGGCGTGAGATCACTCTACGGCAAGGGGAAGGGGACATAGGGGGCGGAGCCTAGAGCAAGGAGGGGCGGGGGCATAAGGGCAGGCGCGCGAGAGCGAGGGACCGGCGGGTGCACTAGCTTGAGGGGAGGGGCTGATCGTTCGGGACTCCGTGCgggggggctggcaccagggggcaggtgtagggggggttgcgggggctggcaccagggggcaggtgtggggggtgtgcggggggggggggctggcaccagggggcaggtgtAGGGGCGGTTGCGgggggggctggcaccagggggcaggtgtagggggggttgcggggggggctggcaccagggggcaggtgtagggggggttgcgggggggggctggcaccagggggcaggtgtagggggggttgcgggggctggcaccagggggcaggtgtagggggggttgcggggggggctggcaccagggggcaggtgtgggggggttgcgggggctggcaccagggggcaggtgtgggggggtttgtgggggggctggcaccaggggcaggtgtggggggttgcgggggggctgGCACcggggggcaggtgtgggggggctggcaccagggggcaggtgtgggggggttgcgggggggggggctggcaccagggggcaggtgtgggggggttgcgggggggggctggcaccagggggcaggtgtggggggggttgcggggggggctggcaccaggggacAGGTGTAGAGGAGGTTGCGgggggggctggcaccagggggcaggtgtgggggggttgcggagggggctggcaccaggggggcaggtgtgggggggtttgtaggggggctggcaccaggggggcaggtgtgggggaggttgcggggggggctggcaccaggggacAGGTGTAAAGGAGGTTGCGGGGGtctggcaccagggggcaggtgtAGCGGGTGTTGCGgggggggctggcaccagggggcaggtgtggaggggttgtggggggggggctggcatcAGGGGGCAGGTGTAGCGGGTGGTTGCAgggggggggctggcaccagggggcaggtgtgggggggggctggcaccagggggcaggtgtggggggggttgcgggggggggctggcaccagggggcaggtggggggggggttgcgggggggggctggcaccagggggcaggtgtgggggaggttgcggggggggctggcaccaggggacAGGTGTAGaggaggttgcggggggggggggctggcaccagggggcaggtgtggggggggttgcggggggggctggcaccaggggggcaggtgtgggggggtttgtgggggggctggcaccagggggcaggtgtggggaggttgcgggggggggctggcaaCCAGGGGACAGGTGTAGAGGGAGGTTTGCgggggggctggcaccagggggcaggtgtAGCGGGTGTTGCGgggggggctggcaccagggggcaggtgtggagggggttgtgggggggggggctggcaccaggggacAGGTGTAAGGGGTGGTTgcaggggggggggctggcaccagggggcaggtgtgggggggttgcgggggggctggcactagggggcaggtgtgggaggattgcggggggggctggcaccagggggcaggtatggggaggttgtggggggggctggcaccagggggcaggtgtAGGGGGGGTTGCAGCACCAAGTGTCTGGGTGCCCCCAGTCTGTTGGCAGGTTGCTGCCCATCCCAATGCGATTTCTGCCTCCTGTCTTCCAGGGTTATGCGCAGCTTTCGTTTGCTTTCCAGCCTGGACGCGGGGACGCTGTGGGCGGGGGCGGAGAACCATGAAcccaactgtaaaccctgcatgtGATGGAAACCGCTTCCAGCCAGGGTGCTGCCGCCCCCCTCCACGCAGACACCCCCCTAGTTCCTGCTCCTATGCTTTCCAGCCGATTTTTAGTGTcaagcaaacacttttcacaaagcaatcgcTCCTTATCTGACCTGTCaggcctcatcctcaaaggaacctGCCCCTCTCGGAAGAGCAGCCTGGGCGCGTACATTCCTAACGTAGCCAGACGCTCAAAATCATGGTCTTAAATTACTACTGCGTGTAACCCACTAGCCCTCCGTTTTGTCCTCTAGCTCCAGGGGCATCGCCTGGAATGGTCCCTTTGAACGTGGCCTAACTCCCTAAGCTGCACTGTCTGTCGGGTCTGGTATGTAGCTGGGACACTCGCAATAcgtttcccagacccgaagaagagctcgtGAGGCTCCAAAGCgcgtctctctccccagcagaagttggtccgataacaGCCATTCCCTCCCGCACCTTGTCCCTCTGATACCCTGGGCCTGCTCGGCTTCAACATGCTGCCTGACAGGTtccagaggagcagccgtgttagtctgtatccgcaaaaagaacaggaggacttgtggcaccttagagactaaccaatttattagagcataagctttcgtgagctacagctcacttcatcggatgctgtctGTGCCTCTTTAAGCACTGGAGGCCAGGCGAGGAaactttctctcccctccctcggGTAGGTGGGGCCAGCCAGGCCACCGGGACAGGAAGCAGGCGGGAGCCCAGCTGTTGGCGAGGGCTCAGGTGGGGTGGAGTTGCTGCTGGTAAGGGGCTGTCACTTTGAAATTGTGGTGTCTTTCCGGGGGGAAGGGACCCAGCCCAGGTtcctccctgccctgtgctgcgGTCCCTGGGATCCTGTCTCTGGCAGCCTCCGTCTGTCGCTCTTTCGTAAGCTGAGGTGGGACGGTGGGAACCGAGAAGGGCTGGACAAGGGTGGGTCAGAACCGGGAGGAAGCTGCGGGAGGGGGGGATGTAGATGGGATTGTTAAAATGGAGTAAGGGCAAATTAAAGGTGAGACCCCCCTcgcaggaataaaacccaggggCAGTTTCCAGACCTCCAGCGGGGATTCAGCCAAACCTCCCACTCTCCCTGGAGGCCTCTGTCCCCACCATGTGCGAAATCCAGTGTGCAGGGAATGGACAGGGAAACAGCCCCTGAAGACCATGGCGGGTGCGATCATACCTTGTATGGGACCAGCTTCCGGtggcgaaagagacaagctcCAACCACCCTGCAAACAGCAAGAGAAACAAAGGCTGGGCACAGGGGGCTGCAACAATGTGTACagcgggggggctgagagccactggaccCAGCTGTAAACCCTGCATGTGATGGAAACCGCttccagccagggggtgcagcaggagccccCCTAGATCCAGCACCTATGGCAGAGCTTGGGGGGCCTCTGGGCGGGGGGGTGCATGCATGCCAGAGAGAGCAAGCCTGCTGCTAGAGCCGGAGGTGCAGGGGGTGGAACACAAGCACTGGGATAGCACATCAGCCCAGGGGTTTCCTTCCAGTCCagtttcctgtctctgacaggggtCAGGCCTCCTGGCTCCGAGGGACTGGCTGGACCCTCGGGCGCTTGGCCGGTAGATGGGGCTGCCCaccctgctgtgctgtgctcCAGGAGGAGCGGGCAGCCTTGCCTCCTGCTTCTCTCGCTTTTCTTGAGCAGGtcctgcaggagggtgctccctgcccacccctctcccctggccTTCTCGTCAGGCCAGGCCCCACCCTGCAAGCCGCCCCAGCACACCCCCAAATGACAGCCAACCAGTCCATCTCTGAGCCGCACCCAGGAAACATCCCTACACACTCTGCCTCAGACCAGCCACTTCCTTgcccttggagactaaccaatttatttgagcacagtctctaaggtgcaacaagtcctccttttctttttgcgaatacagactgacacggctgctcctctgacgCCTTCCTTGCCCTTGTGTCCCACCCCAACCTGCTGCCAGCTGAGGAGGGCAAGGAAGGGCCGGGGGGCCAGTCTGAGCGATTCTCGTTCCACAGTCTGCCCGGGGAGAtcagctggcagctcctccgTGGAGCTCTGAGCATGGTCACGTACCTGGCACCGCTCCTCACTCCCCTGACCTCTGTTCCTTGTGCAGctagagggagaccctggcgtgTGTCCGTGGAgggtgcaccaggttgcagcccctcttccagctccttcccAACCTCTTcctgaaattctggccccacttcTCCCGCCCCTCCTAATTCAGCCCTTCTCCCttcctatccatggccccacaaagttgtGGGACCTCCTCCGCCTGGCGCTGGCCAGGATGGCCGTCCACCATCCCAGGAAGATAAAGCTGGAGGTGACTGTAGGGCCTGTTTCTGCTCTGCACAGTCACGCCACTAAGCAGAGCttctctgggcagcgtccaccgacacctttgaggagcagcgGGCGCTGGCAGGGGCTCTCTGCTGCGTGACCCCCTCTGACTCCCTGATTTTTAACCTTTGACCCTTATGCCCATTCCagttttttcattagttgtccccagTATTTACTTGTGGCCTGGGTCcactgcctgcccctgccctcgATCGAAGGGCGGGCCTTTAGCTTTGGGCAGGCTTAAGCCCACCATCTCCTGGTAATCGCAGTGGGACCCAGATCAGTCCCAGTGGCTTCCGAAGCAGACCCAAGAACCCTGCTAGCAGACAGCCAGGGAATAATCTGCCCAGAGTGGCAGGGGCGTGGGCGAGATGGCTGGCAATGTAGGAACGAGGGGGCAGCAGAGAGAtttgagggagaagagaaagaaaatctAGAGGAGAAGGGAGAGCACCTGGTGCAGGGCAAGAAAGAAACCAGGGCAGTGTGAGGGAGAGAGGCATGGAAGAATGCAGGAAGAGCGCCCCGGGGCTAGTCCAGGGCAGAAGTGGAACCTCCCAGCAGACTGGTCCAGCTCCCTCTTGACCCAGTTAGTGCCAGGCAGTGGGCTGCCCCACAGGGCTTGCTGCAGAGGGCTCTGCGCCATGCCCCTGGGCTGTGCATGCTGCCTCCCTGGCATGCCCTGGTGGACTTGAACCCGGAGACCTccctgagaggaggcaggatagTCATGTGGCTGAGGCACAGGGACTggggaccaggactcctgggttctatttctgaccCTGCCGCTGAGTTGCTGCATGAGTCCCTTTCCCCATCAGTCCCTGACCCTCCCTGTGTGGCTTCAGTCTCTGTGGGCTGGTGCTTTGAGCTCCTTGGCTGGCAGGTGCAGAAagggcaggcagagctggggttgtgggcttctcccctctgaacccctcctctgcttccccccaGCAACCAGATGCCCAGGAAGAAAGCCGTAGCGCCACTGAGCAGCTTGTGCCTTGGCAACGTGGCCAGGCACATGCAGGGCGTGTGGGTGAAGGATTACAGCGAGAACTACCTCGACGAGTTCCAGTTCCGCTACGTCATGGGGCCCTTCAACGAGCTGGGTGAGAGGCAGGCCTGTCCCTCTGCCCCCGCCACCCTCCATCCCAGAGCATCTCCTGGCCCTGTCCCGCGGGGCCTCGCAGCGTGGCTCTGACTAGCATCCGGGAGGGCAGGGGACCACATGGGCACAGCCGGGAGGAAACACGCTGCAGCGCTGACTTCCTGGCCTTGCCATTTCACAACGCAGacgccctcctgccccctgcccgccATGGGCAGCCCCTCTGCCAGCACAGCCCCGTGCTCAGGGCGGCCGATTACCACGCTGTCTCCCACGCAGCCGGCTGCTTAGTCCAGGACCTGCTCCAGTTACTGGGTGAGAGTCGGCGCCTGACGCGGGCCGCGCTCCATCTGCTGCTCGTGCCCCACCTGACGGCGCTGAGCCTGCGCTCCTGCCCGGGCCTGGTCAGCAACGCCATCACCCAGCTGGTCACAGTGCGGTGCAAGGTAAGCGGAGCCCCAGCCGCCTTCTGGGACACCAGAGCCACCTCCGGACCAGGAAACGAGGAGGGAAGGGGTCTGAGCGGatgaactcctgggttctctccccggctctaggaagaggtggggtgcaGTGGTCAGAGCTgaggactgggattcaggactcctggggtctgcCCCTGGCTGTGGGAGCGGAATGATGTCTGCTGGTgagagggggggagagggagatacCGTCTGGGAGCTAAGTTCCCCCTAAGTTGCGTGGCTGTGCAGcaaggagaggcacctctccccaagCTTCTGCAGCAACAGGAGTCTGGGGGGAGtcatctctccccaccgcagccctggggaagcttgcaccccaaacccctcatccccccccccgcaccccaaccctctgtcccagccctgagcccataccccaaaccccagcaGTTCACCTAGCAGCATGGGGAGTGGGTGTGGTGGGCAGATgggctcccagcccagagctcccagtGTAAATAGACAGGGGGCGCGGAGGGATGCCGGGGAGCGTCTGCCTGGCTCCTGCACAGCACtggcctgctgcccctccccagggtcaggtgaGAAGCCAGGACTGGACAGGTCTCCTCTCCACCGCAAGAGTGgggccctgcctggggcagctggGCGGGAGGGGAGAAGCTCCTCCAACCCCTGCCTGTGTCCTGGAGCTAATGGACGAGCCCGCTGTCCGCCCCCCAGCCATTAACCTCCCCCCGAGGGAAGCGCCTGATCTATCTCCCTGGTTCCTGTTGCAGAACTTGTCCTCCCTGGACCTCAACGGCTGCAGCCGGGTCCCGACAGCCGCGCTGGTGGACCTGCTGGAAGGCCTGCCGCGTCTGACCAAGCTGGGCCTGGCGGAGACGCAGGCCAACACGCAGGTGCTGGCAGCCGTGGGCTCCTGCTGCCGGCGCCTGCGGGAGCTGGACGTCTCGCGCTGCCAGAAGGTGACGCCGGACTCCCTGCTGCACCTGGCCTACGATCAGACCGAGAGCGCCCTGTGCTGCCCCGCACTGCgggtgctgctggcccaggggatAGAGCCCAAGGCCCACAGCCAGGACCTGGTCACAGCCCTGGCCTTTTTGCTGCTGGCTCTGCCCAGCCTGGAGTTCCTGGCCACCAGCCACCTCAGGGAGGCCCTGTGTCTCCTTCACACTCAGCAGTTCGGTGGCACGCAGGGCTTGCCCGGATTCCCCTCGCTGGAGGAGCTGGCCCAGCGCAGGCAGGGTGCCCAGGCAGCCGGGGGCGACTCCTGGCTCACGCTGCCGCTCAGGCgggtggaggaggtggaggagcccTTCCTCGCCACGTTCTGCTCCGTGTGCCCAGAGATGGCGGAGGCGACCGTGTCTCTCAGCGACGGCCCTGGCGCCAGCTGGGACAGCCTGGCCTGGAGCCGCCTCACCCAGCTTGCCGTGcactgcacagggcaccaggGGCGGGGGCTGGCAGAGATGCTTCCCGTGGCTCAGggcctgggagcccagctgcagtcCCTCTCCCTCCACGGCTTCTTCTACGGTGACGAGTTTTCCTTCTGCGCCCTGCTGAACTGCTGCCCCAACCTCGCCGCCTTCAGCAGCCACCTGAGCGCGCCCGCAGGGCCTGTGCGGCCAGCCGACGCTGTGCCCAACGGGGAGCCTGCCGCGGAGCTGCAGGACTGGGAGCTGGACCTGctccaccaccccttccccaagctccGGCACTTCAGCTTGGGCCTGGCCGGCTCGTGTGGGCCTCTCCCTTCCCAGCATGCCACTGTCCTGCGGTCGAGCCTGGCCTCCCTACTCAGCCgctcccccagcctggagaccGTGGCCCTGCTCAGCATCCCTTTCTCCCTGGATGGCGTCTTCCAGAAGGTGCTGGCAGCCCCCGGCGCTGCCCTCCGCAATCTGCGAGAGCTGTCGCTGGCCGAGAGCCAGGTGTCCAGCCCGACCCTGCACTGCCTGCTGGCCCTGGACAATGGGCTCAGCTCCCTGAACCTGGCCGGCTGCCCAGCCATCCACCGCCGGGACTACGACCAGCTGCTCCGCACCGTCAGGAAGGAGAGGCTGGAGCTGGACATTGCTTGGCAGTGAGGTGTCCTGCCTCGCCTGCCACGCTGCCCTCTGCCTTGACGCCGGGAGGGGAGGCCCCGTGCCGCGGGAAGGAGCCCACACCTCACGCAGGCGCTGGAGAGCTGTATTTAATAAAGCAGAGTGAACACGGGGGGAAAAGCACCTGCGAGCGAGCTTCTGTCACCCTCCCAGGGACTGCGCGTTCATCTGCACAGCCTTGAACAGGGAGGTCCCTTGGCTCAGCCAGGGCAGCGAGGCCCCTTTGCGGGGAGCACGGGGGAGAAGGCGAGTGAAGGGCCCAGCTGGGCCCAATGCCAGGCCTGCCCTGTATGCTGCCGGTCACAGGCGTGGTCTCTGAGGAGGTTGCTGAATGACTTGGCCCTCCCCACATCAGCAGCTGCGCTGTAGAGGCTCCTCCAAGCAGAGCCCCCACTGGAGCAGGGGTGGTGTAGacagggccctgccctgcccaggttATTTCTGAACTGTGCCCCAGATAACGGGCGGGGCTGCCACAGgcagcaggaggggtgggggaggagctggcacTCGGCAGCATGGAGGCAGTGGGCCCTtgcaatagggttgccaggtgtccggttttcgactgaaagggaccctggcaactccggtcagcaccactgactgggccgttCAAAGACTGGTCAGCGGCAgcgcggggctaaggcaggctccctgcctgccatggctccatgtggctcccggaagcagtggtatgtcccCCCTCTTGCTCCTtggcgtaggggcagccagggggctccgcgcactgcctaTGCCCATagcgccggctccgcagctcccattggtcgagAACCAGAGCCAATGGGAattgcaggggcggtgcctgtggacagggcagcgccagagcctcctggctgggcctctgtgtaggagctggagggggggacatgccgctgctttcgggagctgcttgaggtaagcactgcccagagcctacaccccgacgccctcccgtgccccaaccccatgccccagccctgatcaccctcctgcatcccaaacccctcatccccagccccaccccagagtctgaacccccagccagaggccaggccccaaccccctgccccagccctgatctccctcccatcTGCCAAACCCCCAATCCTAgcctggagcactctcctgcacctcaaacccctcagcctcaccccagagcccgcaccccaacccactaAGCCAGCCTGgagaaagtgagtgagtgagtgagtgaggatgggagTGCGAGTGACGGGGGCGTGGGAGggctcggagaaggggcagggagtggggcaaagGGTGTTTGGTtctgtgcgagtagaaagttggcatcCCTACCTTGCAATGGCTCAGCTAATTCCCACCTTCCTGGCTTCCGCGCGACCCCATCTCCCCTCCTGCTCGCCCCGGGTCCCAGCTCCCGCGGGAGTAGCcgggtgctgcagggcaggggtgacggGCTCCATGGCTCACATGCCCCTGCTCTCAGCGAGGCCCGTCCGTCGCTCCGACTCCTCCCACAGCTTGCGGGCCAGGCCCGGGTCGCGGGCAGCCGCAGAGGGCAGCATCAGCCTGCAGTCGCTGTCGAAGTACTTCCCCGTGACACCCGCGACCTCCTCCGAGACGGCACAGTAAAtggtgctggctgctccctcctcGGCAGACTGGAGAGAAGGG is from Chelonia mydas isolate rCheMyd1 chromosome 4, rCheMyd1.pri.v2, whole genome shotgun sequence and encodes:
- the LOC119566163 gene encoding uncharacterized protein LOC119566163; this encodes MPRKKAVAPLSSLCLGNVARHMQGVWVKDYSENYLDEFQFRYVMGPFNELAGCLVQDLLQLLGESRRLTRAALHLLLVPHLTALSLRSCPGLVSNAITQLVTVRCKNLSSLDLNGCSRVPTAALVDLLEGLPRLTKLGLAETQANTQVLAAVGSCCRRLRELDVSRCQKVTPDSLLHLAYDQTESALCCPALRVLLAQGIEPKAHSQDLVTALAFLLLALPSLEFLATSHLREALCLLHTQQFGGTQGLPGFPSLEELAQRRQGAQAAGGDSWLTLPLRRVEEVEEPFLATFCSVCPEMAEATVSLSDGPGASWDSLAWSRLTQLAVHCTGHQGRGLAEMLPVAQGLGAQLQSLSLHGFFYGDEFSFCALLNCCPNLAAFSSHLSAPAGPVRPADAVPNGEPAAELQDWELDLLHHPFPKLRHFSLGLAGSCGPLPSQHATVLRSSLASLLSRSPSLETVALLSIPFSLDGVFQKVLAAPGAALRNLRELSLAESQVSSPTLHCLLALDNGLSSLNLAGCPAIHRRDYDQLLRTVRKERLELDIAWQ